The following proteins come from a genomic window of Diorhabda sublineata isolate icDioSubl1.1 chromosome 7, icDioSubl1.1, whole genome shotgun sequence:
- the LOC130447128 gene encoding uncharacterized protein LOC130447128, which translates to MTLKLITERDRPISADHFVLVDANFFENITLQCRFCDEKDDGQPKNWYKADTLQKEPSEIIPDMENEPELNKVVIHSDRSLSIHNFTEEDGGIYFCRIYGENEVNTEFNYFVDVVDETFADIESGNLSDWKQYYEELFAPINKIFKESKGPEAVRVRDELKISMEIMTDWQRWSKCVCDKPGGKRVKTQKGVCRIKFRTELENNTIKYDNDMLFLKVGEISCRSIRLRKFFPDISNRTNVIPDFIHSENCEETCSPDKDGANVGWKVGKTKGYKYKKTFVLMEKSHLTLICPESTLDNKVVWTKRGKTIKVGDTITPVVGQDEPHMYVDSFNTLYLVNMTTAEESNYTCQVDDIQMQRIVIHIVSKSKFLSGELVRHLGYLGFVLLLTVPCYCAGLVVTWWRRRSFQTYEDYMKEKSRKNKFLKLEINS; encoded by the exons atgacattaaaattaattacag AACGCGATCGACCTATTTCCGCGGACCATTTTGTCTTAGTTGACgctaacttttttgaaaatattactttGCAATGTCGTTTTTGCGATGAAAAAGACGATGGACAGCCAAAGAATTGGTATAAAGCAGATACATTACAGAAGGAACCGTCCGAAATTATCCCCGATATGGAAAATGAACCAGAATTAAACAAGGTAGTTATACATAGTGATCGCAGTTTGAGTATTCACAATTTCACTGAAGAAGATGGCGGAATCTATTTTTGTAGAATATATGGAGAAAATGAAGTTAATACAGAATTCAACTATTTTGTTGACGTCGTAGATGAAACGTTTGCAG ATATAGAATCAGGAAATTTGTCTGATTGGAAACAGTACTATGAAGAATTGTTTGCTCccatcaacaaaatttttaaagaatcgAAAGGGCCAGAGGCTGTTCGCGTAAGagatgaattgaaaatatccaTGGAAATAATGACCGATTGGCAGCGGTGGAGTAAATGTGTGTGTGATAAACCGGGTGGTAAACGAGTGAAAACCCAAAAAGGAGTTTGCAGAATCAAATTTAGAACGGAATTAGAAAACAACACTATTAAGTATGATAATGATATGTTGTTTTTGAAGGTTGGCGAGATTTCTTGCAGATCCATCAGATTAAGGAAGTTTTTTCCCG ATATAAGCAATCGAACAAACGTAATACCTGACTTCATCCATTCGGAAAATTGTGAGGAAACGTGCAGCCCTGATAAAGACGGAGCAAACGTCGGGTGGAAAGTAGGTAAAACGAAGGGATATAAATATAAGAAGACGTTTGTATTGATGGAAAAATCTCATTTAACATTGATTTGTCCTGAATCAACTTTGGACAATAAAGTAGTGTGGACGAAAagaggaaaaactatcaaagtTGGAGATACAA TCACTCCTGTAGTTGGTCAAGATGAG CCCCATATGTACGTCGATTCCTTCAATACTCTGTATTTGGTAAACATGACGACAGCCGAAGAGAGTAATTATACCTGTCAAGTCGATGATATACAGATGCAGAGAATTGTCATACATATTGTTAGCAAATCTAAATTTTTATCCGGAGAACTTGTAAGGCACTTGGGTTATCTTGGTTTCGTTTTGCTTTTGACG